A single window of Labrus mixtus chromosome 23, fLabMix1.1, whole genome shotgun sequence DNA harbors:
- the LOC132958928 gene encoding carbohydrate sulfotransferase 12-like — MAMRTDTTHANPIRLTSAERTYQMQELRKQLLREMCDGDKAAFSEGKHSFEDLRNADLKHLVVDDNHGIIYCYIPKVACTNWKRVMLVLNKSEPYQDPSSIDQELVHKSNILTQLTSFPRTEMKAKLKHYTKFLFVRDPFVRLISAYRDKFQRHNQYFYHNFAQYILRVYGNNSNPPQTVDEAFASGTRPSFYNFIQYLLDPGTETTEPFEPHWRQMHRLCRPCHVQYDFVGHQESLQEDAKQLLSILKLEDVIKFPPSYENMTSSGSVQDWFRTVPLEDRRKLYKLYEADFRLFGYSKPEGLLDD; from the exons ATGGCCATGAGA ACAGATACAACACATGCTAATCCTATTCGTCTTACTTCAGCAGAGAGGACGTATCAGATGCAGGAGCTGAGGAAGCAACTGCTAAGAGAAATGTGCGACGGCGACAAAGCAGCCTTTTCTGAAGGAAAGCACAGTTTTGAAGACTTAAGGAATGCAGATCTAAAGCACCTGGTGGTGGACGACAATCACGGCATCATCTACTGTTACATTCCAAAG GTGGCGTGTACCAACTGGAAGAGAGTTATGCTTGTCCTGAACAAGAGCGAGCCCTATCAAGACCCTTCGAGCATTGATCAAGAGTTGGTCCACAAATCCAACATACTCACTCAACTAACCAGCTTCCCGAGAACAGAGATGAAG GCCAAGCTGAAGCACTACACCAAGTTCCTGTTCGTCAGGGACCCTTTTGTGCGCCTCATCTCCGCTTACCGCGACAAGTTTCAGCGGCATAATCAGTACTTCTATCACAACTTCGCCCAGTACATCCTGCGTGTGTACGGCAACAACTCCAACCCACCGCAAACTGTGGACGAGGCCTTCGCGTCTGGTACGCGTCCATcattttacaactttattcaGTACCTGCTGGACCCGGGGACAGAGACGACGGAGCCCTTTGAACCCCACTGGAGACAGATGCACCGCCTGTGCCGACCCTGCCACGTACA ATATGATTTTGTCGGCCATCAGGAGAGTCTTCAAGAGGATGCTAAGCAGTTACTGAGTATCCTAAAGCTGGAGGACGTCATCAAATTCCCCCCCTCCTATGAGAACATGACATCCTCTGGTTCTGTGCAGGACTGGTTCAGAACAGTGCCCCTAGAGGACAGAAGAAAGCTGTACAAGCTCTATGAGGCCGATTTCAGGCTCTTCGGCTACAGCAAGCCGGAGGGACTGCTGGATGATTGA